The following coding sequences are from one Musa acuminata AAA Group cultivar baxijiao chromosome BXJ2-4, Cavendish_Baxijiao_AAA, whole genome shotgun sequence window:
- the LOC135610222 gene encoding probable serine/threonine-protein kinase WNK4 isoform X4 → MFTSGTLRENGFRYRQRYPRVHIRTVKTWARQILQGILYLHSHDPPVIHRDLKCDNIFVNGHLGQLKIGDLGLAAMLREAHCAHSVIGTPEFMAPEVYEEEYNELVDIYSFGMCVLEMLTSEYPYSECSNPAQIYKKVTSGKLPDAFHRIRDPQAKRFIGRCLETVSKRSSAKELLHDPFLAFEDRPTTSPSLKSPSHEVKNIVHGDYDPSQATDGPGATSPVAKRTDMTITGKMNPEDDTIFLKVQISDREGKMSNIYFPFDIVGDTSIDVANEMVKELDLTDREASEIAEMIAQEISRLVPGWREGAPEDCHHVYNYVEDDQDGSNHPFYCLSSPSSSQGSEFGGSSSQGIFCQQHNPRQVDWLGDSLFQDDDDKSSVHSSKYSAVNYTSGGELESDGSFHRKEPMPLVPSSSRCKWTRFCPEDSSAEDDYISHKLHEKCNILTEASHVGGGKRRVDSRRLMRNQSMMDVRSQLLHKALVEELNKRMFKTVGAVENIGFQVPYDGLRGVSRGDYRKKKYGPERQRC, encoded by the exons ATGTTCACATCTGGCACGCTCCGAGA AAATGGATTTAGGTACCGACAAAGATATCCACGAGTCCATATCAGGACTGTCAAAACCTGGGCCCGGCAGATACTTCAGGGGATCCTCTACTTGCACAGTCATGATCCGCCGGTGATACACAGAGACCTCAAGTGTGACAACATTTTTGTCAATGGCCACCTCGGGCAACTCAAGATTGGTGATCTCGGCCTGGCTGCCATGCTCCGGGAAGCCCACTGCGCGCACAGTGTCATAG GAACGCCCGAGTTCATGGCGCCGGAAGTCTACGAAGAAGAATACAACGAGCTTGTTGATATATACTCCTTCGGCATGTGCGTGCTGGAGATGCTGACCTCTGAATACCCCTATAGCGAGTGCTCCAATCCAGCTCAGATTTATAAGAAAGTTACCTCA GGGAAATTGCCTGATGCTTTCCATCGCATCCGAGACCCTCAAGCAAAGCGTTTCATCGGGAGGTGCCTAGAAACGGTCTCCAAGAGATCATCGGCTAAGGAGCTCCTTCACGATCCCTTTCTAGCGTTTGAAGATCGTCCTACTACTTCGCCAAGCTTAAAGAGTCCATCTCATGAGGTTAAGAACATCGTACATGGAGATTATGATCCCTCACAGGCGACAGATGGCCCCGGAGCCACCAGTCCTGTTGCGAAGCGTACTGACATGACGATTACCGGCAAGATGAATCCTGAGGACGATACTATCTTCCTCAAAGTGCAGATTTCTGATCGAGAAG GTAAGATGAGCAACATATATTTTCCTTTCGACATCGTTGGCGACACATCAATAGATGTGGCCAATGAGATGGTAAAAGAGCTGGACTTAACAGATCGAGAAGCATCAGAGATAGCAGAGATGATAGCCCAGGAGATATCAAGGTTGGTGCCTGGTTGGAGGGAAGGTGCTCCCGAGGACTGTCATCATGTATACAACTATGTGGAAGATGACCAGGACGGAAGCAACCATCCTTTCTACTGCCTCTCCTCCCCTTCGTCCTCCCAAGGGTCAGAATTTGGGGGAAGCTCTTCTCAGGGGATCTTCTGCCAGCAGCACAATCCTCGCCAAGTAGACTGGCTTGGAG ATAGCCTGTTCCAAGATGATGACGACAAGAGCTCTGTTCATTCGAGTAAATATTCTGCTGTGAACTACACCTCAGGTGGTGAGCTAGAAAGCGATGGCAGCTTCCACCGAAAGGAACCGATGCCGCTGGTACCCAGCAGTAGCCGCTGCAAATGGACAAGGTTTTGTCCCGAGGACAGCTCCGCCGAGGATGACTACATAAGCCATAAACTCCACGAGAAGTGCAACATTTTGACAGAGGCCTCGCACGTTGGTGGAGGCAAGAGGCGTGTCGACAGCCGGCGGTTAATGAGGAACCAGTCGATGATGGACGTGCGAAGCCAGCTGCTGCACAAAGCTCTGGTGGAGGAGCTAAACAAGCGCATGTTTAAGACGGTTGGTGCGGTCGAGAACATAGGGTTCCAAGTGCCATATGATGGCCTCCGAGGAGTCTCTCGAGGAGACTATCGGAAGAAAAAGTATGGGCCTGAGCGGCAAAGATGTTGA
- the LOC135610222 gene encoding probable serine/threonine-protein kinase WNK4 isoform X2, with protein sequence MRPPVMPEKGRAERIAVGNGFVETDPTGRYGRFDLVLGRGAVKIVYRAFDELNGTEVAWNQAKLSEVIRSPEALQRLYSEVHLLSSLCHESIIKFHASWIDAANRTFNFITEMFTSGTLREYRQRYPRVHIRTVKTWARQILQGILYLHSHDPPVIHRDLKCDNIFVNGHLGQLKIGDLGLAAMLREAHCAHSVIGTPEFMAPEVYEEEYNELVDIYSFGMCVLEMLTSEYPYSECSNPAQIYKKVTSGKLPDAFHRIRDPQAKRFIGRCLETVSKRSSAKELLHDPFLAFEDRPTTSPSLKSPSHEVKNIVHGDYDPSQATDGPGATSPVAKRTDMTITGKMNPEDDTIFLKVQISDREGKMSNIYFPFDIVGDTSIDVANEMVKELDLTDREASEIAEMIAQEISRLVPGWREGAPEDCHHVYNYVEDDQDGSNHPFYCLSSPSSSQGSEFGGSSSQGIFCQQHNPRQVDWLGDSLFQDDDDKSSVHSSKYSAVNYTSGGELESDGSFHRKEPMPLVPSSSRCKWTRFCPEDSSAEDDYISHKLHEKCNILTEASHVGGGKRRVDSRRLMRNQSMMDVRSQLLHKALVEELNKRMFKTVGAVENIGFQVPYDGLRGVSRGDYRKKKYGPERQRC encoded by the exons ATGAGGCCGCCGGTCATGCCTGAGAAAGGGCGTGCGGAGCGGATTGCCGTGGGGAACGGGTTCGTAGAGACCGATCCGACTGGTCGCTATGGTCGT TTTGATCTAGTGCTCGGAAGAGGTGCTGTGAAAATAGT CTACAGGGCATTTGATGAGCTAAATGGTACGGAGGTGGCATGGAACCAAGCTAAGCTCAGCGAGGTGATACGGTCACCTGAGGCACTGCAGCGCCTGTACTCGGAGGTCCACCTCCTCAGCTCCCTCTGCCATGAATCCATCATCAAATTCCATGCTTCGTGGATTGATGCAGCAAATAGGACTTTCAACTTCATCACCGAGATGTTCACATCTGGCACGCTCCGAGA GTACCGACAAAGATATCCACGAGTCCATATCAGGACTGTCAAAACCTGGGCCCGGCAGATACTTCAGGGGATCCTCTACTTGCACAGTCATGATCCGCCGGTGATACACAGAGACCTCAAGTGTGACAACATTTTTGTCAATGGCCACCTCGGGCAACTCAAGATTGGTGATCTCGGCCTGGCTGCCATGCTCCGGGAAGCCCACTGCGCGCACAGTGTCATAG GAACGCCCGAGTTCATGGCGCCGGAAGTCTACGAAGAAGAATACAACGAGCTTGTTGATATATACTCCTTCGGCATGTGCGTGCTGGAGATGCTGACCTCTGAATACCCCTATAGCGAGTGCTCCAATCCAGCTCAGATTTATAAGAAAGTTACCTCA GGGAAATTGCCTGATGCTTTCCATCGCATCCGAGACCCTCAAGCAAAGCGTTTCATCGGGAGGTGCCTAGAAACGGTCTCCAAGAGATCATCGGCTAAGGAGCTCCTTCACGATCCCTTTCTAGCGTTTGAAGATCGTCCTACTACTTCGCCAAGCTTAAAGAGTCCATCTCATGAGGTTAAGAACATCGTACATGGAGATTATGATCCCTCACAGGCGACAGATGGCCCCGGAGCCACCAGTCCTGTTGCGAAGCGTACTGACATGACGATTACCGGCAAGATGAATCCTGAGGACGATACTATCTTCCTCAAAGTGCAGATTTCTGATCGAGAAG GTAAGATGAGCAACATATATTTTCCTTTCGACATCGTTGGCGACACATCAATAGATGTGGCCAATGAGATGGTAAAAGAGCTGGACTTAACAGATCGAGAAGCATCAGAGATAGCAGAGATGATAGCCCAGGAGATATCAAGGTTGGTGCCTGGTTGGAGGGAAGGTGCTCCCGAGGACTGTCATCATGTATACAACTATGTGGAAGATGACCAGGACGGAAGCAACCATCCTTTCTACTGCCTCTCCTCCCCTTCGTCCTCCCAAGGGTCAGAATTTGGGGGAAGCTCTTCTCAGGGGATCTTCTGCCAGCAGCACAATCCTCGCCAAGTAGACTGGCTTGGAG ATAGCCTGTTCCAAGATGATGACGACAAGAGCTCTGTTCATTCGAGTAAATATTCTGCTGTGAACTACACCTCAGGTGGTGAGCTAGAAAGCGATGGCAGCTTCCACCGAAAGGAACCGATGCCGCTGGTACCCAGCAGTAGCCGCTGCAAATGGACAAGGTTTTGTCCCGAGGACAGCTCCGCCGAGGATGACTACATAAGCCATAAACTCCACGAGAAGTGCAACATTTTGACAGAGGCCTCGCACGTTGGTGGAGGCAAGAGGCGTGTCGACAGCCGGCGGTTAATGAGGAACCAGTCGATGATGGACGTGCGAAGCCAGCTGCTGCACAAAGCTCTGGTGGAGGAGCTAAACAAGCGCATGTTTAAGACGGTTGGTGCGGTCGAGAACATAGGGTTCCAAGTGCCATATGATGGCCTCCGAGGAGTCTCTCGAGGAGACTATCGGAAGAAAAAGTATGGGCCTGAGCGGCAAAGATGTTGA
- the LOC135610222 gene encoding probable serine/threonine-protein kinase WNK4 isoform X3, which yields MVVYRAFDELNGTEVAWNQAKLSEVIRSPEALQRLYSEVHLLSSLCHESIIKFHASWIDAANRTFNFITEMFTSGTLRENGFRYRQRYPRVHIRTVKTWARQILQGILYLHSHDPPVIHRDLKCDNIFVNGHLGQLKIGDLGLAAMLREAHCAHSVIGTPEFMAPEVYEEEYNELVDIYSFGMCVLEMLTSEYPYSECSNPAQIYKKVTSGKLPDAFHRIRDPQAKRFIGRCLETVSKRSSAKELLHDPFLAFEDRPTTSPSLKSPSHEVKNIVHGDYDPSQATDGPGATSPVAKRTDMTITGKMNPEDDTIFLKVQISDREGKMSNIYFPFDIVGDTSIDVANEMVKELDLTDREASEIAEMIAQEISRLVPGWREGAPEDCHHVYNYVEDDQDGSNHPFYCLSSPSSSQGSEFGGSSSQGIFCQQHNPRQVDWLGDSLFQDDDDKSSVHSSKYSAVNYTSGGELESDGSFHRKEPMPLVPSSSRCKWTRFCPEDSSAEDDYISHKLHEKCNILTEASHVGGGKRRVDSRRLMRNQSMMDVRSQLLHKALVEELNKRMFKTVGAVENIGFQVPYDGLRGVSRGDYRKKKYGPERQRC from the exons ATGGTCGT CTACAGGGCATTTGATGAGCTAAATGGTACGGAGGTGGCATGGAACCAAGCTAAGCTCAGCGAGGTGATACGGTCACCTGAGGCACTGCAGCGCCTGTACTCGGAGGTCCACCTCCTCAGCTCCCTCTGCCATGAATCCATCATCAAATTCCATGCTTCGTGGATTGATGCAGCAAATAGGACTTTCAACTTCATCACCGAGATGTTCACATCTGGCACGCTCCGAGA AAATGGATTTAGGTACCGACAAAGATATCCACGAGTCCATATCAGGACTGTCAAAACCTGGGCCCGGCAGATACTTCAGGGGATCCTCTACTTGCACAGTCATGATCCGCCGGTGATACACAGAGACCTCAAGTGTGACAACATTTTTGTCAATGGCCACCTCGGGCAACTCAAGATTGGTGATCTCGGCCTGGCTGCCATGCTCCGGGAAGCCCACTGCGCGCACAGTGTCATAG GAACGCCCGAGTTCATGGCGCCGGAAGTCTACGAAGAAGAATACAACGAGCTTGTTGATATATACTCCTTCGGCATGTGCGTGCTGGAGATGCTGACCTCTGAATACCCCTATAGCGAGTGCTCCAATCCAGCTCAGATTTATAAGAAAGTTACCTCA GGGAAATTGCCTGATGCTTTCCATCGCATCCGAGACCCTCAAGCAAAGCGTTTCATCGGGAGGTGCCTAGAAACGGTCTCCAAGAGATCATCGGCTAAGGAGCTCCTTCACGATCCCTTTCTAGCGTTTGAAGATCGTCCTACTACTTCGCCAAGCTTAAAGAGTCCATCTCATGAGGTTAAGAACATCGTACATGGAGATTATGATCCCTCACAGGCGACAGATGGCCCCGGAGCCACCAGTCCTGTTGCGAAGCGTACTGACATGACGATTACCGGCAAGATGAATCCTGAGGACGATACTATCTTCCTCAAAGTGCAGATTTCTGATCGAGAAG GTAAGATGAGCAACATATATTTTCCTTTCGACATCGTTGGCGACACATCAATAGATGTGGCCAATGAGATGGTAAAAGAGCTGGACTTAACAGATCGAGAAGCATCAGAGATAGCAGAGATGATAGCCCAGGAGATATCAAGGTTGGTGCCTGGTTGGAGGGAAGGTGCTCCCGAGGACTGTCATCATGTATACAACTATGTGGAAGATGACCAGGACGGAAGCAACCATCCTTTCTACTGCCTCTCCTCCCCTTCGTCCTCCCAAGGGTCAGAATTTGGGGGAAGCTCTTCTCAGGGGATCTTCTGCCAGCAGCACAATCCTCGCCAAGTAGACTGGCTTGGAG ATAGCCTGTTCCAAGATGATGACGACAAGAGCTCTGTTCATTCGAGTAAATATTCTGCTGTGAACTACACCTCAGGTGGTGAGCTAGAAAGCGATGGCAGCTTCCACCGAAAGGAACCGATGCCGCTGGTACCCAGCAGTAGCCGCTGCAAATGGACAAGGTTTTGTCCCGAGGACAGCTCCGCCGAGGATGACTACATAAGCCATAAACTCCACGAGAAGTGCAACATTTTGACAGAGGCCTCGCACGTTGGTGGAGGCAAGAGGCGTGTCGACAGCCGGCGGTTAATGAGGAACCAGTCGATGATGGACGTGCGAAGCCAGCTGCTGCACAAAGCTCTGGTGGAGGAGCTAAACAAGCGCATGTTTAAGACGGTTGGTGCGGTCGAGAACATAGGGTTCCAAGTGCCATATGATGGCCTCCGAGGAGTCTCTCGAGGAGACTATCGGAAGAAAAAGTATGGGCCTGAGCGGCAAAGATGTTGA
- the LOC103982063 gene encoding 22.0 kDa heat shock protein-like codes for MAAIGADYSLQLSSVDERAMESEGEEPSLNGVAMYREGAASSESLVERSYGKFWRQFRLPNNVDLNFVSAKLEDGVLIVALPKLAPKKIRGPRVVSIAGGDDAIDMEKLQWSSNEDKKVDL; via the exons ATGGCTGCGATCGGTGCAGATTACAGCTTGCAGCTGAGTTCAGTGGACGAAAGGGCGATGGAGTCTGAGGGAGAGGAGCCCTCG TTGAATGGAGTTGCAATGTATCGGGAAGGGGCAGCCAGCAGTGAATCACTAGTGGAGCGCTCCTACGGTAAGTTCTGGCGCCAGTTTCGGCTACCGAACAATGTCGATCTCAACTTTGTGAGTGCCAAGCTAGAGGACGGTGTGTTGATAGTGGCGCTTCCGAAGCTAGCACCGAAAAAGATCAGGGGCCCCCGGGTGGTGAGCATTGCCGGCGGAGACGATGCAATAGACATGGAGAAGCTTCAATGGAGCAGCAACGAAGACAAGAAGGTGGATCTCTAA
- the LOC135610222 gene encoding probable serine/threonine-protein kinase WNK4 isoform X1 translates to MRPPVMPEKGRAERIAVGNGFVETDPTGRYGRFDLVLGRGAVKIVYRAFDELNGTEVAWNQAKLSEVIRSPEALQRLYSEVHLLSSLCHESIIKFHASWIDAANRTFNFITEMFTSGTLRENGFRYRQRYPRVHIRTVKTWARQILQGILYLHSHDPPVIHRDLKCDNIFVNGHLGQLKIGDLGLAAMLREAHCAHSVIGTPEFMAPEVYEEEYNELVDIYSFGMCVLEMLTSEYPYSECSNPAQIYKKVTSGKLPDAFHRIRDPQAKRFIGRCLETVSKRSSAKELLHDPFLAFEDRPTTSPSLKSPSHEVKNIVHGDYDPSQATDGPGATSPVAKRTDMTITGKMNPEDDTIFLKVQISDREGKMSNIYFPFDIVGDTSIDVANEMVKELDLTDREASEIAEMIAQEISRLVPGWREGAPEDCHHVYNYVEDDQDGSNHPFYCLSSPSSSQGSEFGGSSSQGIFCQQHNPRQVDWLGDSLFQDDDDKSSVHSSKYSAVNYTSGGELESDGSFHRKEPMPLVPSSSRCKWTRFCPEDSSAEDDYISHKLHEKCNILTEASHVGGGKRRVDSRRLMRNQSMMDVRSQLLHKALVEELNKRMFKTVGAVENIGFQVPYDGLRGVSRGDYRKKKYGPERQRC, encoded by the exons ATGAGGCCGCCGGTCATGCCTGAGAAAGGGCGTGCGGAGCGGATTGCCGTGGGGAACGGGTTCGTAGAGACCGATCCGACTGGTCGCTATGGTCGT TTTGATCTAGTGCTCGGAAGAGGTGCTGTGAAAATAGT CTACAGGGCATTTGATGAGCTAAATGGTACGGAGGTGGCATGGAACCAAGCTAAGCTCAGCGAGGTGATACGGTCACCTGAGGCACTGCAGCGCCTGTACTCGGAGGTCCACCTCCTCAGCTCCCTCTGCCATGAATCCATCATCAAATTCCATGCTTCGTGGATTGATGCAGCAAATAGGACTTTCAACTTCATCACCGAGATGTTCACATCTGGCACGCTCCGAGA AAATGGATTTAGGTACCGACAAAGATATCCACGAGTCCATATCAGGACTGTCAAAACCTGGGCCCGGCAGATACTTCAGGGGATCCTCTACTTGCACAGTCATGATCCGCCGGTGATACACAGAGACCTCAAGTGTGACAACATTTTTGTCAATGGCCACCTCGGGCAACTCAAGATTGGTGATCTCGGCCTGGCTGCCATGCTCCGGGAAGCCCACTGCGCGCACAGTGTCATAG GAACGCCCGAGTTCATGGCGCCGGAAGTCTACGAAGAAGAATACAACGAGCTTGTTGATATATACTCCTTCGGCATGTGCGTGCTGGAGATGCTGACCTCTGAATACCCCTATAGCGAGTGCTCCAATCCAGCTCAGATTTATAAGAAAGTTACCTCA GGGAAATTGCCTGATGCTTTCCATCGCATCCGAGACCCTCAAGCAAAGCGTTTCATCGGGAGGTGCCTAGAAACGGTCTCCAAGAGATCATCGGCTAAGGAGCTCCTTCACGATCCCTTTCTAGCGTTTGAAGATCGTCCTACTACTTCGCCAAGCTTAAAGAGTCCATCTCATGAGGTTAAGAACATCGTACATGGAGATTATGATCCCTCACAGGCGACAGATGGCCCCGGAGCCACCAGTCCTGTTGCGAAGCGTACTGACATGACGATTACCGGCAAGATGAATCCTGAGGACGATACTATCTTCCTCAAAGTGCAGATTTCTGATCGAGAAG GTAAGATGAGCAACATATATTTTCCTTTCGACATCGTTGGCGACACATCAATAGATGTGGCCAATGAGATGGTAAAAGAGCTGGACTTAACAGATCGAGAAGCATCAGAGATAGCAGAGATGATAGCCCAGGAGATATCAAGGTTGGTGCCTGGTTGGAGGGAAGGTGCTCCCGAGGACTGTCATCATGTATACAACTATGTGGAAGATGACCAGGACGGAAGCAACCATCCTTTCTACTGCCTCTCCTCCCCTTCGTCCTCCCAAGGGTCAGAATTTGGGGGAAGCTCTTCTCAGGGGATCTTCTGCCAGCAGCACAATCCTCGCCAAGTAGACTGGCTTGGAG ATAGCCTGTTCCAAGATGATGACGACAAGAGCTCTGTTCATTCGAGTAAATATTCTGCTGTGAACTACACCTCAGGTGGTGAGCTAGAAAGCGATGGCAGCTTCCACCGAAAGGAACCGATGCCGCTGGTACCCAGCAGTAGCCGCTGCAAATGGACAAGGTTTTGTCCCGAGGACAGCTCCGCCGAGGATGACTACATAAGCCATAAACTCCACGAGAAGTGCAACATTTTGACAGAGGCCTCGCACGTTGGTGGAGGCAAGAGGCGTGTCGACAGCCGGCGGTTAATGAGGAACCAGTCGATGATGGACGTGCGAAGCCAGCTGCTGCACAAAGCTCTGGTGGAGGAGCTAAACAAGCGCATGTTTAAGACGGTTGGTGCGGTCGAGAACATAGGGTTCCAAGTGCCATATGATGGCCTCCGAGGAGTCTCTCGAGGAGACTATCGGAAGAAAAAGTATGGGCCTGAGCGGCAAAGATGTTGA